CGCCGCGAAGAAGGACCCGAACAAGCCGAACCTCGGCTCCCGCTGGGCCGGCTACGTGCTCCGCAACCCCGTCGCCGTCCTGCTCGTCGGCGTCGTGAGCCTGGGTGCGCTCGCGGTGCCCGCCGCCAGCCTGGAGCTCGGCCTGCCGGGCGAGGGCACCATGTCGACGGAGACCACCCAGCGCAAGGCGTACGACATGCTGTCCGAGTCCTTCGGCGCCGGCTTCAACGGCCCGCTGATGGTCACGGTCAGCGCCAAGGACGCCAAGGCCGCCGGCGACACCGTCGGCAAGGCCCTCGCCAAGGTGGACGGGGTGGCCTCGGTCTCCCCGGCCGTCGCCAACGAGGCCGGCGACACCGCCATCCTCAACGTCGTTCCGACCACCGGTCCGGCCGACAAGAAGACCGAGGACCTCGTCCACAACCTCCGCGCCCTCGCGGGCGGCCTGGAGGAGCAGACCTCCGCCGAGGTGCTGATCACCGGTCAGACCGCGATGCTCATCGACTTCTCGAAGACGCTGGACGACGCGTTCGTGCCCTACCTCGGCCTGGTCGTCGGCCTGGCCTTCGTCCTGCTGGTCCTGGTCTTCCGCTCGCTGCTCGTCCCGCTGAAGGCGGCCCTCGGCTTCCTCCTGTCGGTCAGCGCGGCCCTCGGCGCCGTCGTCGCGGTCTTCCAGTGGGGCTGGCTGAAGGACGTCCTCGGCATCGACCAGACCGGTCCGATCATGAGCACCATGCCGATCTTCATGATCGGCATCGTCTTCGGCCTGGCCATGGACTACGAGGTCTTCCTGGTCTCCCGCATGCGCGAGGCCTACGTCCACGGCGCAGGCCCGGACGAGGCCGTGGCCACCGGCTTCCGCTACAGCGGCCGCGTCGTCACCGCCGCGGCGGCCATCATGATCAGCGTGTTCTCCGGCTTCATCCTGGACGCCAACGACATGATCCAGATGATCGGCTTCGGGCTGGCGACGGCCATCCTCTTCGACGCCTTCGTCGTCCGCATGGCGATCGTGCCGGCCCTGTTCGCCCTGCTCGGCAAGGCCGCCTGGTGGCTGCCCCGCTGGCTCGACGCACTCCTGCCGAACGTCGACGTGGAGGGCGAGAAGCTCAACCACATCGTGGCCCGCTCGGTCCCGGTCCGTGAGCGCGAGCTCGCGGACCGCGTCTCCTAGCCGATCCCCGCAAGGGGACACGTACAGCGGACTCCCGGGGCGGACCGGCCCCCGTCCGGACCGTCAGGGAGCCGCACCCCCGCCGGCCCGGTGGCACCAGCCACCGGGCCGGCCCTCGTCTTCGGGCCGAGCCGCCGGCGGCCGCCCCGCAGGCCACTACTGATGCGGGACGTCGACGCCCGCTGCGCGGAGGTTCGCGTCGAGCAGCTCGCTCAGCCGGGCAGCCGCCGGCGCCTGGTCTTCCCGGTGGTGGTTGATGAGCCCGTATCGGGTGGCGGCGTCGGGCCTGGCCCTGAACTCGGCCGGCATCGACAGCAGTTCGCGGCTGGCCAGCACCTTGGCGGCCAGGGCGGCCGCGATCTCGTCCAGCCGCGGATCGTCCGGATCCCACGATTCGGCGTCCTGGCAGAGCTTCATCAGCTCGACGTACTGGGGGTCGCCGAGCTGGCGCTCGAGCTGGCCCAGGAAGCTGTCGAAGACCTCCGGCACCAGGGCACGGGCCAGAATCAGGGCCTCCTGCTGGATGGCCACGTAGTCGGCACCGAAGCCGAGCTCCGCGAACCGGTCCAGGGCCACGCACGCGCGCTCGGGCAGCAGGAGCCGGTCGCCGGCGGCCAGCCGGTGCAGCACCGCGCGCCGCGCGATCAGCTCCTCGATCCGATCGGTGAGCCGCCGCTCGACGTCGTCCAGGGCGGAGGCGAACTGCTCGGGATCGGCGTCGAGCAGATCCCCGACCTCGGCCAGCGGCACGCCCGCGTCGGCGAGCGTCCGGGCCTGGACCAGCCGCAGCATGTCGGACGATCCGTACCGGCGATATCCGGAGCTGTCGCGCTCCGGTTCGTCCACCAGGCCGAGCCGGTGGTAGTGGCGCACGGTCTTGACCGTGACTCCGGCGAACGCGGCCGCCTGACCGATCGTGAGTCCGTACACCATCGGCTCAGCGGGCCCTCTGGTCGTGGGCGGCCGCGGTCTCGCGTACGGCAGCGGCGATGGCCCGGAAGTCCTTGGCCAGAACCTTGGAGTGGTTGCTCGCGACCTTCGCGCTCACCTTGACGTTCGGGTTCCGGGCGAGCACCGGATCGAGCGCGGCCCGCATCTTCTCCATCTCCTCCTGGCCCCCGCCGAGGCTGCCACCCGTGGCGAGGACGTACCGCACCGGACAGGTCAGGCGGTCGAGGACCGGCCCGATGGCGGCGTTGACCTCGTTGGCCTCGATGTTGATGTCGGCATGCTGGTCGGCGGTCATCCGCGCGGCCATGCCCAGCGGGCGCACCAGCGGCAGCAGCCACCGCATCCGGCGGAACAGGCGCCGGATCCGCTCGCGGCCCTCCTCGCCGGTCAGCCCGTACGGAATGCCGCCGTCCACGGCCACGACCCCCAGGGCGCGGTCGGGATTCCGGTCGGCCCAGTGCGCCGCGAGGGCCGCACCGTAGGACCAGCCGACGAGCAGCGGCCGCTCCACCCCGGTCGCATCGAGAACGGCATCGAGGTCCCGGACGCACGCCTCGAAGGAGTAGTCCGCCGACTGCTTTGACCGGCCGCGGGCCCGCTCGTCGTACGTGATGTGCCGCCAGCCGGAGTCGAGTTCGGCGATCACGGGCCGCCAGGGCCGGGAGTCGGCATACGAGCCGTTCAGATAGACGAGGGGACGGCCGGGGCCGCGCGTGTCGGAGACGGCCAGGGCCGTGTCGTCGACAGGGACCATGCCGGTCCAGGACGAGCAAGTGGAATTGGTCATGCCATCAGCGTCCACCCTGACCCAGGGTCAAGGTCAACCTGCCATATTGAGCCGCACTCCGGGCATCGCGGGGGAACACGAAGACCTCCGGTGTGGTGGTGTCAGGACACCACACCGGAGGTCTTCGCCATTCCCGGGCACGGCGACGGCCGGCCGGGAAGCACGGGTCAGGAAGCGGCGCCGGCGAGCAGCCCCTCGGTGACGGCCGCAGTGACCTGGTCGATCTGGTCGACGAGGTAGAAGTGGCCGCCGGGGAAGACCTTCAGGTCGAACTCACCGCGGGTCTGCTCCTGCCACGTCGCGGCCTCCTGGACCGTCACCATCGGGTCGCTGTCCCCGATCAGGGTGGTGATCGGGGCGGGGAGGGGCTCTCCCCCGTGCCAGTCGTACGCGGCGAGGGCCCGGTAGTCGGCCCGCAGCGCCGGCAGTACGTGCTCCAGGACCTCGGGGTTCTCCAGCATCGACTGATCGGTGCCGCCCAGCCTGCGCAGCTCGGCCAGCACGTCGGCGTCGTCGTAGAACTCGTACTGGGCACTGGTGCCGGGCCGCGGCGCGCCCCGGCCGGAGAGGAACAGCCGCTGGGGCATGGGCAGTTCGCCCCGGGCGACGAGCAGCCGGGCCGTCTCGAACGCGACGAGCGCGCCCATGCTGTGTCCGAACAGGGCGTACGGCCGTCCGGGGTCCGCGGCCAGTTCCTGGGCCAGCTCCTCGGCCACTGCCTCGACGAGCGGGGCCACGGCCGTGAACGGCTCCTCTTGGTACCGGTCCTGGCGCCCCGGGTACTGCACAGACACCACGTCGACGTCCGCGGACAGCGCGCGCGCCAGCTGCACGTACGCCGTCGCGGAGCCCCCCGCGTGCGGGAAGCAGAAGAGTCGTGGCCCGTTCGCCGTGGTCGTGGTGAAGCGCCGGAACCACGTGCTGTTCATCGTCGGTGTGTCCCTTCGTCTGTGCCGGCAACACTGCGCCCGCTGATCACACCGACCGGACCGGCAGCAGGCAGAGCGAAAGCCCGCCGGTCCCCTCGGGGGATGGGGCGCCGGCGGGCGGTTCGATGCCCCGCGAGGGCTCGCGCCCGTCCGTATCGGAGCTCTGACCTGAGCTTCACGCCCCGCCCTCGAAGGGCGCTCGCAGTCCGCTGGAGAACCCGTACAGCCGCTACTTGGGGTCGCGGTTGAAGGATGCGCTGGACCAGCGGTAGTCGAGTGCGATGAGGGCGATGGACCAGCCGAGGGCGAGCCAGCCGTTGTTGCCGATCTCGGTGCCCAGCAGCAGGCCGCGGAGGGTCTCGATGACCGGGGTGAACGGCTGGTACTCGGCGATCGGCTGGAACCAGCCCGGCATCGAGTCGATCGGGGTGAACGCGCTGGAGATGAGGGGGAGGAGGATCAGCGGCATCGCGCTGTTGCTGGCCGCCTCGGCGTTCGGGCTGGCCATGCCCATGCCGATGGCGATCCAGGTGAGTGCGAGGGCGAAGAGCGCGAGGAGCCCGAACGCCGCCAGCCACTCCAGGGCCGTGGCGTCGTGGGAGCGGAAGCCGATGGCGATGCCGACGATGCCGACGAGGACGACGCTGGCGAGGGATTGCAGGACACCGCCGATGACGTGCCCGATGAGGACGGATCCGCGGTGGATGGCCATGCTCCGGAAGCGGGCGATGATGCCCTCGGACATGTCGGTGGAGACGGATACCGCGGCGCCGATGACGGTGCTGCCGATGGTCATGAGCAGGATGCCGGGGACGATGTAGGCGATGTAGGCGGAGCGGTCTCCGCCGCCGCTGATGCCTCCGCTCATGGCGCCGCCGAAGATGTAGACGAAGAGGAGCAGGAGCATGACCGGCGTGAGCAGCAGGTTCAGCGTCAGCGAGGGGTAGCGGCGCGCGTGCAGGAGATTGCGGCGCAGCATCGTGGAGGAGTCGCGCACGGCGAGGGAGAAAGAGCTCATCGGACGGTCTCCTCGGACTGGCTGGGCTGGCTGGGCTGGCTGGGCTGGCTGGGGATGGTGGTGCCGGTCAGGGCGAAGAAGACATCGTCCAGGTCGGGGGTGTGCACGGTCAGCTCGTCCGCCTCGATACCGGCCGAGTCCAACCGGTCCAGGATGGACCGCAGCTGACGCTGGCTGCCGTCGCTGGGGATCTGCAGCGCCAGCGCCTCGTCGTCACGGGCGACCTCGCCCAGCACGGCGGCGGCGGCCTGGTAGGCGGCCGGGTCGGAGAACCGCAGCTTCACGTGTCCGCCGGGGATGAGTCGCTTGAGCTCTTCCGCGGTGCCTTCGGCTGCGATCTTGCCGTTGTTGAGGACGGCGATGCGGTCGGCGAGCTGGTCGGCCTCTTCCAGGTATTGGGTGGTGAGGAAGACGGTGACGCCGCCGGTGACGAGTTCGCGGATGATCTGCCACATGTTGTGGCGGGAGCGCGGGTCGAGTCCGGTGGTGGGTTCGTCGAGGAAGATGATGCGCGGGTTGCCGACCAGGGTCATGGCGATGTCGAGGCGCCGCTTCATGCCGCCGGAGTAGCTGGCTGCGGGCTTTTTGGCGGCCTCGACCAGGTCGAAGCGCTCGAGCAGTTCGGCGGAGACCCGCCGCCCCTCGCTCTTGGAGAGGTGGTGGAGGTCGGCCATGAGGAGCATGTTCTCCTCGCCGGTGATCAGGCCGTCGACGGCGGAGAACTGCCCGGTGACACCGATCGCGGCCCGTACGGCCTGCGGATCGGCGGCCAGGTCGTGGCCGCCGACGCGGATCTCACCGGCGTCCGGGGTGATGAGGGTGGAGAGGATCTTGACGGCGGTGGTCTTCCCGGCGCCGTTCGGCCCGAGGAGGGAGAAGATCGTCCCCTCCGGAACGTTCAGGTCGATGCCGTCCAGCACGCTCTTGTCGCCGTAGGACTTGCGCAGCCCGTTCGCCGCGATGGCCAAGCCGGTCATGATGGATCCTCCCTTTGACGCTGCGGGTTAGAGGCTGCGGGCGGTGATGTTGCCGTAGTTGGTGCTGGCGTGGATGTTCAGGCCGGCGACGCCTTCGCTGTTCTGGAGCGAGTTGTGGATCCGGCCGTAGCTGGTGCCGGCGTCCAGGGAAGCGGAGACGCCGCGGGCGGCGCCGACCGTGATCTCGCCGTGCTCGGTGCGCAGCGTGACCGTGCCGCGCACGGCCTCGGCGATGTGGAGGTCGCCCTTCTGCGTGCTGATCTGCGCGTCCCCGCCCAGGCGGCCGACCGAGACATCACCCGACATCAGGGTCAGACGGGCGCTCGCAGCCTCGTCGATTTCGACCGTGGCCTGCGCGCCCTCGAAGGAGACGTCGCCGAGGCGTCCGACGCAACGGAACTCGGCGCTGGCAGCCTTCGCCTCGACACGCGAGCCGGCAGGCAGCTGGATGGTCAGTTCGATGGATCCGGAAGAGCCGATTACCCGGTTCTTGGCCGGTGCGGCTTCGATGCGCAGGACGCCGTCTGTGTAGGTGACGGTGGTCTCCTCGGCGGCCTTCACGTCACGGCTCTTGGAGGCGTCGGCGGGCAGGATCTCGACGGCGGTGTTGTCCCGGTCGGCGGCGATGAACCGGATGCGTCCGGCGGGGATGTCGACGACGGTGGAGCGGCCGGCGGGGGTGTCGAACTTCTGCATGGTGCTCTCCTTCTGGTTCAGCGTGCACTCTGTCGGCCCGCTGTTTCTGATGATGGAAAAGCTACGTTGCATTCACGGAGTTGGCAACAAGTTCGTTGCGCGAAATTGGTATTACTGCAGGTGAAGAGCTGGAAATCGTTGCAATGTTCTTGAGCCTAACGCAACGACCGCTAGGGATTCGTTGCAATGGACTGAACGTGAACGCGATACTTGGAGACACCACGGACCAGTGCGGACGGTGCCGGACAACGCGGCGTCGGCGCTTAGGGTGATGTGGATCAACTCATCGGTTGATCAGGGGATCGGGGGGAACCGATGAACAATGCGACCGAGGTGTTCCAGCCGCTGCAGGCGGACGATCCGCCGTCGGTGGCCGGCTACCGCCTCGTGGCCCGGCTCGGTGCGGGCGGCATGGGCCGGGTCTACCTCTCGTACACCCGGGGCGGCCGCCCCGTCGCGATCAAGGTGGTACGGCCGGAGCTGTCCGAGGACCCGGCGTTCCGGCGGCGGTTCCGCCGGGAGGTGGAAGCGGCCAGGCGGGTCCGCGGGGCGTACACCGCCGAGCTGATCGATGCCGAGGCGGACGGGGTGCCGCCCTGGCTCGCCACCCTCTACGTGCCCGGGCCCTCGCTCGCGGAGGCCGTCGCCCGGCGCGGACCGCTGCCGGTGCCCGCGCTGCTGTGGCTGGTGGCGGGGGTGGCCGAAGCCCTCCAGGCCATTCACGGTGCGGGCATCGTGCACCGGGACCTGAAGCCGTCGAACGTGCTCCTGGCCGCCGACGGGCCCCGTGTCATCGACTTCGGCATTTCACTGGCGTCCGGCACCACCGCACACACCGCCACGGGCACGGCCATCGGCACGCCCCAGTACATGGCCCCCGAACAGGCGTCGGCGGGCGAGGTCACGGCCGCCACCGACGTCTTCGCCCTGGGCCAGACGGCGGCGTTCGCGGCGCTGGGCGAGCCGCTGTACGGAGACGGCCCCGCCGTGAGCGTGCTGTTCCGGATCGTGCACTCCGACCCCGATCTGTCCCGGCTGCCGGAGGCGCTGCGCCCGCTGATCGCCCGGTGCCTTGCTGCGGATCCGGAGGAGCGGGCCACCCCGGCGGAGATCGTCGCGTGGTGCCGGCAGCGGCTGGGCGGGGACGCCGACGGGGGCGGCGGCCCGGCCGTCTGGCGGGAGGTCATGGGGCCGGAGGTGCTGATTCCGGCGCCGGTCCCGGACCCGACCCAGGTGCACACCCCGCCGCTGGTCCGCCGGCCGGCGCCGACCGAGCCGCAGCCGCAGGAACGGCGGCCGCGCAGGCGGCGTACCGCGCTGATCGCGGCCGCGGCGGTGACAGCAGGGGCCCTCGTGCTGACAGGGCTGGCCTGGACGGTCATGGACGCGACGGACAGATTGCGCGACCGGGCGGC
The window above is part of the Streptomyces sp. NBC_01296 genome. Proteins encoded here:
- a CDS encoding serine/threonine-protein kinase yields the protein MNNATEVFQPLQADDPPSVAGYRLVARLGAGGMGRVYLSYTRGGRPVAIKVVRPELSEDPAFRRRFRREVEAARRVRGAYTAELIDAEADGVPPWLATLYVPGPSLAEAVARRGPLPVPALLWLVAGVAEALQAIHGAGIVHRDLKPSNVLLAADGPRVIDFGISLASGTTAHTATGTAIGTPQYMAPEQASAGEVTAATDVFALGQTAAFAALGEPLYGDGPAVSVLFRIVHSDPDLSRLPEALRPLIARCLAADPEERATPAEIVAWCRQRLGGDADGGGGPAVWREVMGPEVLIPAPVPDPTQVHTPPLVRRPAPTEPQPQERRPRRRRTALIAAAAVTAGALVLTGLAWTVMDATDRLRDRAAANSADSRGSAAAAHRTPSGPAASGSASTPLPPKPVPYTTLMLDDTNSLSLKDPVRREDREGDIRLNCAERGCALESDSSVMTLLYGEPRGSLDECRALTANGSRSVPLAAVALGSEICIRNSSGDIALFVIQIKSTVQVKGVPNFVSADMTVWHPAA
- a CDS encoding MerR family transcriptional regulator, translated to MVYGLTIGQAAAFAGVTVKTVRHYHRLGLVDEPERDSSGYRRYGSSDMLRLVQARTLADAGVPLAEVGDLLDADPEQFASALDDVERRLTDRIEELIARRAVLHRLAAGDRLLLPERACVALDRFAELGFGADYVAIQQEALILARALVPEVFDSFLGQLERQLGDPQYVELMKLCQDAESWDPDDPRLDEIAAALAAKVLASRELLSMPAEFRARPDAATRYGLINHHREDQAPAAARLSELLDANLRAAGVDVPHQ
- a CDS encoding ABC transporter permease codes for the protein MSSFSLAVRDSSTMLRRNLLHARRYPSLTLNLLLTPVMLLLLFVYIFGGAMSGGISGGGDRSAYIAYIVPGILLMTIGSTVIGAAVSVSTDMSEGIIARFRSMAIHRGSVLIGHVIGGVLQSLASVVLVGIVGIAIGFRSHDATALEWLAAFGLLALFALALTWIAIGMGMASPNAEAASNSAMPLILLPLISSAFTPIDSMPGWFQPIAEYQPFTPVIETLRGLLLGTEIGNNGWLALGWSIALIALDYRWSSASFNRDPK
- a CDS encoding ATP-binding cassette domain-containing protein — translated: MTGLAIAANGLRKSYGDKSVLDGIDLNVPEGTIFSLLGPNGAGKTTAVKILSTLITPDAGEIRVGGHDLAADPQAVRAAIGVTGQFSAVDGLITGEENMLLMADLHHLSKSEGRRVSAELLERFDLVEAAKKPAASYSGGMKRRLDIAMTLVGNPRIIFLDEPTTGLDPRSRHNMWQIIRELVTGGVTVFLTTQYLEEADQLADRIAVLNNGKIAAEGTAEELKRLIPGGHVKLRFSDPAAYQAAAAVLGEVARDDEALALQIPSDGSQRQLRSILDRLDSAGIEADELTVHTPDLDDVFFALTGTTIPSQPSQPSQPSQSEETVR
- a CDS encoding DUF4097 family beta strand repeat-containing protein, with the protein product MQKFDTPAGRSTVVDIPAGRIRFIAADRDNTAVEILPADASKSRDVKAAEETTVTYTDGVLRIEAAPAKNRVIGSSGSIELTIQLPAGSRVEAKAASAEFRCVGRLGDVSFEGAQATVEIDEAASARLTLMSGDVSVGRLGGDAQISTQKGDLHIAEAVRGTVTLRTEHGEITVGAARGVSASLDAGTSYGRIHNSLQNSEGVAGLNIHASTNYGNITARSL
- a CDS encoding thioesterase II family protein, producing MNSTWFRRFTTTTANGPRLFCFPHAGGSATAYVQLARALSADVDVVSVQYPGRQDRYQEEPFTAVAPLVEAVAEELAQELAADPGRPYALFGHSMGALVAFETARLLVARGELPMPQRLFLSGRGAPRPGTSAQYEFYDDADVLAELRRLGGTDQSMLENPEVLEHVLPALRADYRALAAYDWHGGEPLPAPITTLIGDSDPMVTVQEAATWQEQTRGEFDLKVFPGGHFYLVDQIDQVTAAVTEGLLAGAAS
- a CDS encoding alpha/beta fold hydrolase, yielding MTNSTCSSWTGMVPVDDTALAVSDTRGPGRPLVYLNGSYADSRPWRPVIAELDSGWRHITYDERARGRSKQSADYSFEACVRDLDAVLDATGVERPLLVGWSYGAALAAHWADRNPDRALGVVAVDGGIPYGLTGEEGRERIRRLFRRMRWLLPLVRPLGMAARMTADQHADINIEANEVNAAIGPVLDRLTCPVRYVLATGGSLGGGQEEMEKMRAALDPVLARNPNVKVSAKVASNHSKVLAKDFRAIAAAVRETAAAHDQRAR
- a CDS encoding MMPL family transporter, which gives rise to MATFLYKLGRLAFRRRWLLVVLWVLIFGGVGVAASSAPPPPADTFSMPGTESQKAFDLLKEKFPAASATGASARVVIRAPQGAKISDNGPKAGVTELLGNLSKAPEVIGATDPYQADTISKDGTTAYAVVTYKVPGPEVSDEAHDAFDEITEKARTGGLTVEAGGDAVKIKAEMGGSGEGIGILVSAIVLLLTFGSMIAAGMPLLTATIGVSIGISGITALGSTFGLSATTSTLAMMLGLAVGIDYALFIVSRYRSEMAEGRDREEAAGRAVGTAGSAVVFAGLTVIIALAGLSVVNVPLLTKMGLAASGTVAVAVLIALTLVPALLGFAPFKVLPRRERHLFWSGQLSARKQRVSAKRAAKAAARAAKKDPNKPNLGSRWAGYVLRNPVAVLLVGVVSLGALAVPAASLELGLPGEGTMSTETTQRKAYDMLSESFGAGFNGPLMVTVSAKDAKAAGDTVGKALAKVDGVASVSPAVANEAGDTAILNVVPTTGPADKKTEDLVHNLRALAGGLEEQTSAEVLITGQTAMLIDFSKTLDDAFVPYLGLVVGLAFVLLVLVFRSLLVPLKAALGFLLSVSAALGAVVAVFQWGWLKDVLGIDQTGPIMSTMPIFMIGIVFGLAMDYEVFLVSRMREAYVHGAGPDEAVATGFRYSGRVVTAAAAIMISVFSGFILDANDMIQMIGFGLATAILFDAFVVRMAIVPALFALLGKAAWWLPRWLDALLPNVDVEGEKLNHIVARSVPVRERELADRVS